A genomic segment from Oncorhynchus keta strain PuntledgeMale-10-30-2019 chromosome 7, Oket_V2, whole genome shotgun sequence encodes:
- the fzd7a gene encoding frizzled-7a, protein MVESAHWAGTARCALVILCALFPLCSGQYHGEKGISIPEHGFCQPISIPLCTDIAYNQTIMPNLLGHTNQEDAGLEVHQFYPLVKVQCSMDLKFFLCSMYAPVCTVLEQAIPPCRSLCERARQGCEALMNKFGFQWPERLRCENFPVHGAGEICVGQNTSDTGSPTSYPTPYLPELMTLPHNMGRPSKQQEFSCPLQLQVPNYLNYYFMGVKDCGAPCEPTKPNGLMYFREEEVKFGRLWVGIWSILCCVSTLFTVLTYLVDMRRFCYPERPIIFLSGCYFMVATAYAAGFILEDKVVCIDQFKDTGYKTVAQGTKKEGCTILFMIVYFFGMASSIWWVILSFTWFLSAGMKWGHEAIEANSPYFHLAAWAVPAVKTITILAMGQVDGDLLTGVCYVGINSVDSLRGFVLAPLFVYLFIGTSFLLAGFVSLFRIRTIMKHDGTKTEKLEKLMVRIGVFSVLYTVPATIIIACYFYEQAFREQWEKTWHTQICKRFAVPCPTNNFALMTPDFTVFMIKYLMTLIVGITSGFWIWSGKTLQSWRRFYKRLSTSNEGETTV, encoded by the coding sequence ATGGTGGAATCGGCTCATTGGGCAGGTACGGCGCGTTGTGCGCTGGTGATCTTGTGTGCGCTTTTCCCGTTGTGTTCAGGCCAGTACCACGGTGAGAAGGGCATCTCTATACCCGAACACGGCTTCTGCCAGCCCATCTCCATACCCCTCTGTACGGACATCGCCTATAACCAGACCATCATGCCGAATCTCCTCGGTCACACGAACCAGGAGGACGCCGGGCTGGAGGTGCACCAGTTCTACCCGCTCGTCAAGGTCCAGTGTTCCATGGACCTGAAGTTCTTCCTGTGTTCTATGTACGCGCCGGTCTGTACGGTCCTCGAGCAGGCTATCCCGCCGTGCAGGTCCCTGTGTGAGCGGGCGAGACAAGGCTGCGAGGCCCTGATGAATAAGTTCGGTTTCCAGTGGCCGGAGAGGCTCCGCTGTGAGAACTTCCCCGTCCACGGAGCAGGAGAGATCTGTGTGGGTCAAAACACCTCGGACACCGGTAGCCCCACCTCGTACCCAACACCCTACCTTCCTGAGCTCATGACTCTACCCCACAATATGGGTCGACCGAGCAAGCAACAGGAGTTCTCCTGCCCGCTACAACTGCAGGTGCCCAACTATCTGAACTACTATTTTATGGGGGTTAAGGACTGCGGCGCGCCTTGCGAGCCCACCAAGCCCAACGGGTTGATGTATTTtcgggaggaggaggtgaagtttGGCCGGCTCTGGGTCGGGATCTGGTCCATTCTGTGCTGTGTGAGCACCCTGTTCACAGTGCTGACCTACCTAGTGGACATGAGACGGTTCTGCTACCCGGAGAGACCTATCATCTTCCTCTCTGGCTGTTACTTCATGGTGGCCACGGCCTACGCCGCCGGGTTCATCTTAGAGGATAAAGTGGTGTGTATTGATCAATTCAAGGATACTGGTTATAAGACTGTAGCTCAGGGAACTAAGAAGGAGGGCTGTACAATTCTCTTTATGATTGTGTATTTCTTCGGCATGGCCAGCTCTAtatggtgggtgattctgtcctTCACTTGGTTCCTCTCTGCCGGTATGAAGTGGGGGCATGAAGCCATTGAGGCCAACTCTCCGTATTTCCACCTCGCTGCCTGGGCTGTACCCGCTGTTAAAACGATTACCATCCTGGCCATGGGACAGGTGGATGGAGATCTACTCACAGGGGTGTGTTATGTGGGCATCAACAGTGTGGATTCCTTGCGTGGTTTTGTTCTGGCACCTCTTTTTGTCTACTTGTTTATAGGGACGTCGTTCCTTCTCGCGGGATTTGTCTCTCTGTTCCGGATCAGAACTATCATGAAACACGACGGAACCAAGACGGAGAAGCTGGAAAAGCTTATGGTTCGGATCGGAGTGTTCAGTGTCCTCTACACCGTTCCTGCCACGATCATCATCGCCTGTTACTTCTACGAGCAGGCGTTCCGTGAACAGTGGGAGAAAACTTGGCATACACAGATCTGTAAAAGGTTCGCTGTGCCTTGTCCAACAAACAATTTTGCGCTCATGACCCCAGACTTTACTGTCTTCATGATCAAGTATTTGATGACTTTGATTGTCGGCATCACCTCCGGGTTTTGGATATGGTCAGGCAAAACACTGCAGTCATGGCGCAGGTTCTATAAGAGACTGAGTACCAGCAACGAGGGAGAAACGACAGTATGA